The Anabaena sphaerica FACHB-251 region ACAATTTTTAAGCCTAGTTATCCCATCTTAACTTATTTCTATTATGGAGAATGTTCAGCTATCCTAAGGCATAATTTCAACTTAATTAAAGTTTCTTAAATCACTATCCAGAGAACAAAGATAAAAATAACACCTGGGAAAGAGGTAATGATCTTGCTTGTTGAATATAACAAAAACAGGTAATTAAGGATGCAGCGGAGTTATGAATAACACAGGGGCTGCTTTAAGAAATGAAGTTAGAGAACTTGCTGAAGAAGCATTTCACCGCAAGCTAATTTCAGGATATGGAGATGGACCAGATATTAACGAATACCAAATTGTTTACCAAGGAAAACCTAGACATATATCTTTAGAGCAAGCTCGTCTTTTCTTGATAGATTTAATATATAGGAGTACAATTTATTAATAAGGGCAGGCAAGACGCTCACCCCACAAGATTTTCAGATATATAGCAGAAGGCAATAAGCAATAGGCAATAGGCAAGAGTAAAACCCTTGTTATTCTTTGGTTTCAAGGACTAATCATGTCCTAATTATCCTGGCTACAGCTATAGATCCCCGGCTTCTTTAAGAAGTTGGAGATCTGGGTATGATGATTTTCATGATTGCCAAAACTGGAAATTACTGCCATTATTAGCTACAACAACCGCAGCTGCAAAATTATCTGCTGGTATTAACTCCCTCAATTCCCAATTTCCGGAAACAAGTAATTGAGCCGATTTTGTAGGTGTTAAATCAACTTCAATTTGTTCCAACTGAACTAAACCATCTCCAGTGGCTTTTAAATAAGCTTCCTTGCAAGTCCAGTAACGAAAAAATGCTTGTTCCTGTTGTTGAGGAGAAAGTAATTTAATTACTTCATATTCACTGGTTAAAAAGAACCGTTTAGCAAGATTTTCTAAATCCGACATCGGGCGAATATATTCTAAATCCACCCCGATTAATCGCTGATAACTTATCCCACACAAACCCAAATCTTGAGAATGTGACAAATTAAAAAACAGTCCAGAATTTGCAAACTTAGCTGCTAAAAGTGGCTTTCCTCGCTGTTGATAATCAAATTCTACCTGTGATGGTTCCACACCTAAATAGCGTCCTAAAATAGTACGAAGACTACCACGACCGATAATAAAACGTTGCCGATGTTCTGGAAAATAAAACCTTTCTGCACGGGCAAATTCATCACTAGATAAAGTTTTTTGGAAAGATTCTAGCTGTAATTCCGGCTGCTTCAGGTCTATTTTCCAGATATGCACATCACGCGACGACAAAATTAAATTTTGGGGTGCAGGTAACCAAATATGATTAAACTTATTCACAAGTAATTCAAAATTCAAAATTCAAAATTCAAAACAAACAAAGTCCACCTGCGTGGACTAGCAGAAATTCAACCCACGGAGGTGGGTTTTGTCTGTTTAGCTGCAATTTCTAATTGCTGATCAGACCTTTCTCCTATCCACTGTAAAATGCGATTCCAAGCCCACCACTGGTCAACGTCTTGAGCTTGACGCTGACACTTTTTACTACTTACATAACCTACATGACCACCGTAGGAGGTGAGTAACAAATCTATATCAGGATTTTTGGCACTAGCAGCTTTTAAATCAGTAACAATATCTGGATGAAATAAGGGGTCATCAGCAGCATAAAGAATCAAAGTTGGTTTTTGCAACTGAGGTAACAGATGTAAACCACTGCTGGCTTGGTAATATTCTTCCACAGAACTAAATCCTAAGCGTCCAATTACCAGTTCTTGATCAAATCCCCAAATGCTATTTGCTCTTGCAATTGCGGCGGGGTCAAAATAACCATGATGAGTATGATGTAGTTTCCAGGCCAGTTTTTTCAACTCCCCAGCAATGCGGGATTCTACGTATTTACCAAAAGGGTGTGTGACTAAATAAGTGAGCGATCGCAACGAATCCAAACTCGGACAAATCACCGCCCCACCAGCAATGTCAATATTTTTAATTTCCAAATCCGTAGCTGCTTTGATACCCCACAGCGCCAATTGTCCCCCTAAAGAATACCCTGTAAACCAGCATTTCGGGGGACAACCCATTGCTACAGCCTCTGCGGCAATTCTCACAAAATCTTCCCCTTCATACAAACCATCCGACGTTAAAGTTGGTGATAACTCCGCCGTTTTACCATGCGCTCGCCAATCGAAGAGAACCACAGCATACCCTTGAGCGTATGCCTTACGTCCTAACAATCTTAAAAACCATTGTTGCTCTAACTCACCAGTAATACCATAAGTGCCAATAATTGTGCTATGGGCATTTTTGGGGATAGCGACCCAACCAAAAATTGGCACATCCTGCCCCCCTGTAAATACGATCTGCTGATAAACTGGCTCTGGATGTGGAGTTGTACTTTCCCAATCACGTCCAGCCCACAAAGCAGTGTAAGCCGTCATAGCAGCGCCATTTCGCAAGAAATAGGGCGGATTGTAGGTAGAGTTACACACCATATATTAATTTTCGTGTAAATTAGTATTGTTTTCACAATCCTTTAATCTTAATATTTATGTTAGATTTAAAATCTTTTTACAATCGAAATAACAATCTTTGTATATCTCAAAGGTTCTTATTTATCCTTGAATAGAGTAGTCATAATTTTTTAAGAATGCCGAGGATTCTTGTCATAGACGATGACCCAGCGATTTCAGAACTTGTTGCCGTCAACTTGGAAATGGCTGGCTACGATGTTAGTCAAGCTGAAGACGGCATCAAAGGTCAGGCGCTGGCCCTCCAGCTACAACCCGACTTGATCATGCTTGATCTGATGTTGCCCAAAGTAGATGGATTTACCATTTGCCAACGATTGCGTCGGGATGAGCGCACCGCTGAAATTCCCGTCTTAATGTTGACGGCTTTAAGCCAAACCCAATATAAAGTTGAGGGTTTCAACGCTGGCGCAGATGACTACTTGACCAAGCCTTTTGAAGTGGAAGAAATGCTGGCGCGGGTGCGGGCTTTGTTGCGTCGGACTGACCGCATCCCCCAAGCAGCAAAGCACAGTGAAATTCTCAACTATGGCTCTCTTACCCTCGTTCCAGAAAGATTTGAGGCCATTTGGTTTGGTGAAACTGTGAAACTGACTCACTTAGAGTTTGAACTACTTCATTGTTTGCTTCAACGTCACGGTCAAACTGTTTCTCCCAGCGAAATTCTGCGAGAAGTTTGGGGTTATGATCCTGATGATGACATTGAAACTATTCGGGTGCATATTCGCCATTTGCGAACTAAACTGGAACCAGATCCTCGCCATCCTCGCTATATCAAGACAGTGTATGGCGCGGGATACTGTCTAGAGTTACCCAGTCTACCACCAGCAAGTGAGGGAACTACCGCTACATTGGTGGAGTGATATTTCAATCTACCTCATGATGATAGGGACGTAGCGATCGCGCTCTCAAGATACATCTCCGATTTTTTCAAAAAGTCGGGGATCTATCCCACATTAAGCACCCTCAACTGTCAAAGAAGAGGACAAGAAGGGGCTTGAAACAATGACTATTGCCCTTTGGCAAGAAATAATGGCTGAGAGAGAAACTGCTTATTTGTTGAGCAGTCCAGCCATGAAAGCGAGATTACTTACGGCTAGAAAACGTCAAGATGGAATTTCTTTGGAAGCAGCCTGTGAGAAACTTGGAATTTGATGCAGATGCTTTTGAGGACTTAGCTTGGTGGATCGAAAGTGATAGCGTAAGCGCTCCGTAGGAATCGTAAAAAAGCGTTAAAAATCATCAAACTGATTCGTGAAGTACAACGTAATCCATTTGAAGGTTCAGGACAACCTGAAGCACTAAAACACGATCTATCTGGCTGCTGGTCACGGCGGATCGATCAAGAACATCGTCTGGTTTATGAAGTCCTAGATGATAAAATCAGAATTCTCGCCTGTCGGTTTCACTACTGAAAATTGCTTTTGGAGATGTGTGGAAGAGCTATCGCCATACTAGAAATATAAATCTCATCTAGTAATGACAATCAAAGAATTGCTATCCATTTCACCTGTCACCTGTTACCTACTTCACTGGTTGCAGTTTTGTCACCTTGAGTTTAAAGTTACCAACACCAGTTTCTCCAAAAGATCGGACGCGAACTATGTAATTTCCTGTTTCGTTAATGCGGGTAAATAAGAGAGAGTTACTTGTACCATCGGGTCCATCATCATTTTCTGCCACTGTTGAACCATCAGGACCTAACAGTGTAATCATGGTGTCAAAGTTCTCCGATGACAAATCAATTGCTAAATTATCACCTTTGTTTAACTTGACTGTATAATCACGAGCAAATCCCCCTTGACCTGTGGGAATATCTTTGGCTGTTAATGTATCAGCAATTTCTGCACTACTATTTAAGGGAATAGGTTTATATAAATTATTTGGATTTTGAGCAAATCCTGTATTTATGCTTATGCCCATTGTCAGCATCGTCACAGGAAAGATAATGATTTTTATTAAAACCGTTGCAAACGCTTTATTCATAAATTGAAACAGTGTTCCCTTAAACACAGGGTATAATTGTGCTAATTATAGATTTTTCGGACACAACTTGCCCATCAACTCTGGACTGATCTATCTTTACCAGTCGTGGCCACAGCGGCTAAACCAAGTACAGAAATGCTACTTTGACGAAGTGTGTAGACAGCAGACTTGGCAGTTGCACCTGTAGTATAAATATCATCCACTAACAGCACTGGTGCATCTGGATGACGACTGCTAAAATCTGTTCCTATAGCAAAAGCATCTGTTAAGTTTTGTTCTCGCTCTGAACCGGATACACTAAACTGTGCTTTGGTGTCTTTGATTCTTGCTAAACCTTTTGATTTTAATTTTAACCCAGTTATTTCGCAGAATCCTTGGGCTATAAGTTCAGCTTGATTGTAACCTCTTTCCTGCCGCTTTTTGGTGTGGAGTGGTATCGGCACAATTACAGGTGGTTTATTCACTTTGGGGTAATTTAATAACCATGCTTCTCCTAAATACTGTCCTAAAAGCTGCCCGATTTCCGGGTGGTTTTCATATTTCATTGTCGCGATCGCTCTTTTTAATGTTCCTCTGTAACTTCCCCAAACAAACACCGATAATTCCTGTTTCCATAAGTAGTTAGGGTTTTTAAAATTACAGCTTTGTAATTGTTTAGCGCAATATTGACAAATTCGCTCTGGCGTGCTGCGCTGACAGATAGGGCAATTGCTTTGTAGAAAAAGATTAAGTAAATTTTTAAACATGGTAATTGGTAATTGGTAATTGGTAATTTTTATTCCCAGTCCCCATTCCCTATTCCCTAAGATATTTCACATACACGCGATCGCACCTTTTTGTTTCTACATCTGTAGCGGGGATGTAACCATTATTCTCATAAAGTTGCACTGCTTCTTTTAAAACGCTGGCAGTTTCAATCCAAATTTGCTTAAACCCGCGTTTAGCTATGGCTAATTCTAACTGCTGTAACAAATATTTCCCTAAACCTAAACCTCTAATATTGGGTGAAAGATACATTTTACGGATTTCTACAGCTTTTTCACCTCGTTGGATCGGATAATATGCCCCCGTACCTACTATTTGATTTTCGTGTTCAATTACCCAAAATTCGCCACCTTTAACTAAGTAAAATTCCTCAACTTGCAACACATCTCTATCAGCCCCCTCAGCTTCCCAACCTAAGCCATATTCTGATAATACAGAACTAATTATCGCTGCGGCTGATATGCGGTCTTTTTGATCCCAATTACGAATGATAAAATTTTGGTAATATTCTTTCATTACTTATGTTTAAATTTAAACTATAGTTATATAATATACTTAAAATTTTCTTGCTTTGCACTTATGAGCTAATATAAATCTAAAATTCCTTCTGCTCAACAGTTGCAAATCTTAAAATAATTGATACACTTGTTCTTTCAGCCCAGTTAACGGTTAACCAGCGCCCATAATGGTGCATATTAAGCGCGTTGAACTTACTAACTTCAAATCCTTCGGTGGTACAACTTCTGTCCCTCTGCTGACGGGGTGTACTGTCATATCTGGTCCTAACGGTTCGGGTAAATCAAATATTCTTGATGCGTTGCTGTTTTGCTTAGGCTTGTCTAGTTCTAAGGGAATGCGGGCTGAACGTCTACCGGATTTGGTGAATAATAATCAAGTCGCTAAAGGTCGTAATGCTATTGAAGCGAGTGTAACGGTAACTTTTGATATTTCGGATATTGTCTCACGCAGAGGCGCAGAGGCGCAGAGTGAGGAAGGGGAGGAAGTAGGGGAAGCAGGGGAAGCAGGGGAAGAGGAAGAAAATCCAAAATCCGCAGAGTGGAGTGTTACTCGACGTTTACGGGTTAATTCTCAGGGTGGTTATACGTCAAATTATTATATTAATGGTTCTCCTTGTACTTTGACGGAGTTGCATCAGGAGTTGGAGGATCTCAGAGTTTATCCTGAAGGGTATAATGTGGTGTTGCAGGGAGATGTAACTAGCATTATCTCGATGAATGCGCGGGAACGTCGAGAAATTATTGATGAGTTGGCTGGTGTTGCTGCGTTTGATCGTAAGATTCATCAAGCTAAAGGAACGTTGGATGAGGTAAAGGAGAAAGAAGATAGTTGTCGCATTATTGAGGGTGAGTTAACTCTTCAACGCGATCGCCTTTATCAAGATAAGCTAAAAGCGGATAAATATCGTCAACTGAAAAAGGAGTTTCAAGAAAAGCAATCTTGGGAAGCTGTGTTATCATGGCGTTCTCTCCAAGCAAAGCAGGAAAATTTAGTAGCAGATATTCAAAGTGGTGATGTTTCTTTTACTCAACTTTCTGATAATTTAACCGCTGTTAATAAGAATATTGATGAACAAAGTACGGCTCTTGATGCTCTTAATGCTCGTGTAAAATCATTGGGTGAAGATGAGCTTTTGGCGGTTCAGTCTACTTTTGCAACCCAAGAAGCGGAACGAAAGCAACTTCAACGTCAACAAGGTGAGATAGAATCTCATTTACAAGAAACTACTAAACGGTTAAATCAAACTCAGCAAGAGATACAACAATATCAAGTTTCTCTACAACAAGCTGCACAACAACAAAATATAGAAAGGTTGCAATTAACGTCTTTACAAAGTGACCGTAACCAAACACGAGAAAATTTAGAAACTTCTCGTCAAGCTGCTGCGGAAATTGCTACTGCTTCGGAAGCTTGGGTACAACAACAAACGGCTTTAAATCGCCAAATTGAAACTTTACTGCAAACTCTTGAACCTCAAAGAACTGAACAAGCACAACTGAGAGAAAGAAATTCTCAGCTACAGCTACTTATTGAGGAAGAATGTCAGATAATCGCTAGTTTAGAACCGCAATTGGCAGAAAAACAAGCTGAATGCGAAAATTTAGAAGCTGAGTTTAACGCTTCTAATACACCTATTCAAAATTTAGCAGAGAATTTAGCAGCGACGGAACAGGAATTACAACTGCAACAAGATACTCAAAAACGCTTGTTACAAGAACAGCGAGAAAAACAACGTCAGTTAGATAAACTGGAAGCGCAAACCCAAGCACAGCAAGAAGTTCAAGGTACTCAAGCAAGTAAGGTAATTATTCAATCTGGTTTACCTGGTTTGTGTGGGTTGGTGGTAGATTTGGGTAAGGTTGAATCTCGCTATCACTTAGCTTTAGAAACTGCTGCGGGTGCAAGATTGGGACATATTGTGGTAGAAGATGATCGGGTTGCTGCTGCGGGGATTGAGTTGTTAAAACAAAAACGTGCGGGGAGAGCGACTTTTTTACCGTTGAACAAAATTAAAGCGCCGAAATTTACCCCAGATTTAACTTTGCGTTATGTTGACGGTTTTGTAGAATATGCGATGAATCTGGTAGAGTGCGATCGCCGTTATCAAGAAGTTTTTAAGTATGTTTTCGGTAATACGGTGGTTTTTGCAACTCTCGAACAAGCGCGAAAACAAATCGGACTTTATCGCATTGTCACCCTGGATGGGGAATTATTAGAGACTAGCGGTGCGATGTCTGGGGGAAGTAATACTCAGCGTTCGGCGTTAAAATTTGCTACAGGGGAAGTTAAGGAATCTGAAGAAGTTATTAATTTAAGGACGCGGTTAGGAGATATTGAGAGAGTTTTAGAACGTTGTGCAGAAGCTATTACTAATTTATCTAGTCGTAGTAAACAGCTTTCTTTGGAATTAACGGAAGCAAGACAAAGCAAAAGAGAACAACAGTTATATTTAGAGCAGTTAAAAAAAGATATTAAAAGTTTAACCGCGCAGTTAGAAAATACTCGCGCTCAGTTATCCCAAAATAACGGAAAATTCAACAATGCTCAAACTCGGTTAGAAGTTTTGGATCGGGAATTACCAGGACAGGAAAATCAACTGCAACATTTACGACACACTTTAGCTGAGTTGGAATCTTCTCAAACTCCTAGTGAATGGCAGGAAATCCAAGCTACCATTAAAATTCAGGAGCAGCAATTACAACAAAAAGAAACTGCTGTTAGGGAAGTAGAACAAAGATTGCAAAATCTTGAAAATCAACAACAACGTTTACAAGAAAAAATTACCGAATCAGAGACGCGAGTTATTGAATATCAACAAGAACAAGCAACAGTTAGCATTCAACAGTCAACCGTTAACAGTCAGCTTTTAGAACTCAACACCCAAATTACCGCAACTCAAGCTAGTTTACGGGAACTTGAGCAAAATTTAGGTGAAGAGAAAAAGAAACGAGATGCAACAGAACAGGAAGTGCGATCGCTATTATTGCGTCAACAACAATTAAAATGGGAACTTGAGAAACTGCAAGAAACCCAAGAAAAACGCAGAGAAGACTTAACCGCATTAAAAATAAATCTGCAAACTTTAGCAGCAGACTTACCCAGTCCTTTACCGGAAGTACCGGATAAAGTTGATTTAGAAGAATTGCAAAAAGAACTACGCAGTTTAGGCAAACGCTTACAGGCAATGGAACCTGTAAATATGTTAGCTTTGACTGATTATGAAATAGTAGAAAGTCGTTTACAAGAACTTACCCAAAAATTACAAACCTTAGAAGGGGAAAGAACCGAATTATTATTAAGAATTGAAAACTTTACCACCTTACGTCAAACCGCATTTAAAGAAGCTTTCGACGCAGTTAATGAGAACTTTCAATCAATTTTTGCCACCTTATCAGACGGTGACGGTTATTTACAACTGGATAACCCAGAAGACCCCTTTAACAGCGGTTTAAACCTAGTCGCACACCCCAAAGGAAAACCCGTACAGCGTCTAGCTTCCATGTCTGGGGGAGAAAAATCTTTAACTGCATTAAGTTTTATTTTCTCACTGCAAAGATATCGCCCATCACCGTTTTATGCTTTTGATGAAGTTGATATGTTTTTAGATGGCGCAAATGTGGAAAGATTAGCGAGAATGATTAAACAGCAAGCTGAACAAGCACAGTTTATTGTTGTGAGTTTGCGTCGTCCGATGATAGAATCAGCACAGAGAACAATTGGTGTAACTCAAGCTAGAGGTGCATATACTCAAGTTTTGGGGATTAAATTGAAATCATCTGACCATTGAATTAGTTTAGAATAACTAAGAGAGCGATCGCAAAAGATCAATAATTATTTATTCACTAGAGTAAAGTTACCCAAAATATTAGCAAAAATATAGTTTTATTTAAAATTAGGAGAAGTAAATGGAAGGTAAAAGATTTATTCATAAAATCAAATTACAAAACTTTCTCTCCTATGGAAGTGAAGGGGAAGAAACTGAATTACAACCTCTAAATGTGTTAATTGGACGTAACAGTGCAGGGAAATCTAATTTAATAGAAGCTATTAGTATTTTAAAAGCAACACCCACAGATTTACCAGCACCATTTCGTCAAGGTGGAGGTATTAATGAATTTTTATGGAAAGGTGAGGGAAGTAATTCTATAGCTAATATAGACGTTATATTAAATTATTCAGAAAGACACAGAAACAATCTACATTACAAATTAAGCATAACAGAAGTAGGACAAAGATTAGAATTAGTAGATGAATTTCTGGAAAATGAACAAGCTTATGAAGGACAGGAAGATGTCTATTTTTATTATCGTTATCAAAATGGTCGTCCGGTTTTAAATATTAATAAAATTACAGATGATAGTGAAAGATTTAAAAGAACTCTTCGCAGAGAAGATTTAATTTTAGATCAGTCAGTTTTATCTCAAAGAAAAGATCCTGACTTATATCCTGAACTTTCTTATGTAAGTACAGAATTTCATAAAATAGGTTTATATCGTCATTGGCAAATGGGACGAAATTCAGAACCAAGAAATGCCCAAAAAACGGATTTACCTGAACATCCTTTATTGGAAGATGGCAGTAATTTAGGTTTATGTTTAAACAACTTAAAATATAAATTGGGTCTTAGAAAAACTATTGAATATCTAGAAAAGTTCTATGAAGAAGCCGAGGACGTAGATGTAAGAATATATGGTGGTACAGTACAAATATTTATTCGGGAAAAAGGGTTAATTCAACCAATTCCTGCAACTCGTTTATCTGATGGAACACTGCGTTATTTGTTTTTAATGGCTTTACTTTTAGATCCTACTCCACCACCACTAATTTGTATTGAAGAACCAGAAATAGGTTTACATCCAGATATTTTACCAACTATTGCAGAATTGTTAATTGAAGCATCACAAAGAACCCAATTAGTTGTAACTACTCATTCTGATGCTTTGGTTTCTGCGTTGAGTGAATATCCTGAATCTGTGGTAGTTTGTGAAAGAGATAATACAGGAACTCATTTGAGGAGATTAGAACCTGGTAAACTGAAAGATTGGTTAGAAAATTATACTTTAGGTGATTTATGGCGGATGGGTGAAATAGGGGGAAATAGATGGTAAAAGAAATTAGAATTTATATAGAAGGTGGTGGAGATAGTACAAGAACTTTATCTGCACTTAGAGCAGGATTCAGTAAGTTTTTTAAAAAATTGCTAGATACAGTAATAAGTGAAAACTTTACACTGAATATAACTATGTGTGGGAAGAGAAATGATGCTTTTCGTGACTTTAAAATTGCTTTAAAATCTCATTCTGATGCTTTTAATATTTTGCTGGTTGATGCAGAAGCACCTGTCACAAAAGATTCTCCTTGGGAACATTTAAAATTAAGGGATAACTGGGATAAACCAGCAGGAGTTGATGATGATAACTGCCATTTGATGGTACAAACAATGGAAGCGTGGTTTATTGCGGATATTGCAACTCTGAAAGAATTTTATGGACAAGGTTTTAAAGAAAATGGTATTCCCAAAACTAATAATGTGGAAACTATTCCAAAAGATAATTTAGAACGTATTCTCAAAACTTCCAGTGGTAAAACTACCAAGGGTGAATATCACAAAATCAAGCACGCCTCTAAACTATTAGAATTGTTAGATGTCACTAAGGTTCGTCAATCTTCCCCTTATTGCGATCGCCTATTTAATACTCTAAAATCAAGAATCCGATATTTACCAGATGAATAATAGCCTAGTGCTTTTCCTAGTGGCGTAAGCCATACCCTAGCAATTCTTACGGAAATACTACAAATTAACTCCTTTTTCTGCTAGTAACTGTCTTAATTTAGCTAATTCTGCTTCTGCTAAATCTGCACGCTGCTTTTCCTGTTCTGCACGCTGCTTTTCTTGTTCTACAGGTGTAGGCAACCAATTATTATCTCGATCATACCAACGTAGCCACGATCTGGTTAATCCCTGATATTCTCCATGCCATAACCCTAAACCCAGTTCTGCTTCTTCTAACCATACTCCTAGTCCATTTATTGACAAAGGTTGATAACGACTCATTACCAACCCAAAACAATTAAACTCATCTGTATAACGGTTATAAACAAAATAATAGGGGATTCTCAGGATTTGTTCATAAACTGACCATTTATTAGGAGGTTGATTAACTTCCCGTAAATTTCTGCCTAAATCCTCTGCTTCTGTACCAGGTGATATCAATTCTATAGCCACGAAAGGATTTATTCCTTCCTGCCAAGTGACGTAGCTTAATCGGAGTTCTGTTTGTTGATAAAATCGAGACACCCCCAATACTGCAAACCAATCTGGGCGTTTATACCATTGGGGATGGAGGGGATCATAATATAAGTTTAAATCACTACCTGTAAATATATTATCTTCAGTGTATGTAGGAGGACGAAACGTAAGGCGTAATAATTCTGGTTGTAATAGGTGAAATTCATCTGGCAACCCTGGTTCCTCCTGGTTTTCACTAGGTAAATCATACATGGTTGGCAATGCTTCTTGAGGAGATAATGGTGGATTTATTTGATACATGATTAATTAGCTCCCTGCGTTAGCGTCGCTGATTGAGGATATCGCTCTCTCAAAATCATCTTCAGTATTATATAAGAAATCAGTTAGAAATTACAACATCACATTCAGTACAGCAATGAATAATCTGGGATGTGCTAATACTTGGCAAACAGAGGCAGAAACTGTCACCACCATTATGAACGGGAATGATCACCGAAATTGATAGCTCTGTTAGCAAATTCATTTTTATTTGCCTATGCTGTATTCAGCTTTCAGTTTGATTTTTTCCCTACAACGCTATCGTCCATCCCCATTTTATGCCTTTGACGAAGTAGATATGTTCAGGACTTACGCAAACAGAACCAAAGTAGCGGTAATTCATGAATTACCACTACGCCAGAATAAGGTTTTTAGTCAAATCTTGCGTAAGTCCTAATGTTTTTAGATGGGGCAAATGTGGAACGATTAGCTAGAATGATTAAACAACAGGCACAACAAGCACAGTTTATTGTTGTGAGTTTGCCTCGTCCGATGATAGAATCAACCCAGCGTACAATTGGGGTGACTCAAGCCAGAGGTGCTTATACTCAAGTTTTGGGTATTAAGTTAGGTGACAGGTGACAGGTAAGAACTTTACCAATTACCCATTACCCATTAGCAATTCCTGATTACCGATTACCAATCACCTTGATTTTCTGTTAAAAATAGTTTATAGATAAACCGGATTCGAGATTGCCTACGGCACGCTAAGCGAACAGGACTCCGTATATAATGACCTCCGAACAAGTAATTAGACGTTCCGATATATTAAACACCCAGGTAATCACCCGCGATAATGGCAAAAGGCTAGGTATCGTCAGTCAAATCTGGGTTGACATTGATCAAAGAGAGGTTGTGGCGCTTGGTTTGCGAGACAGCCTAATCTCTATCTCTGGTCTGCCTCGCCAAATGTATCTTAACAGTATCAACCAAATCGGGGATGTCATCCTGGTTGATAACGAAGATGTCATAGAAGATATTGAAGTCGAATCCCTCAGCAACTTGATGAACTGGGAAGTCATCACCGAAACAGGGGAAGTATTAGGCAGGGTCAGAGGCTTTAAGTTCAATGGCGAAACTGGTAAAATTTACTCTATAGTCATCGCCTCCTTGGGAGTACCCCAAATACCCGACCAATTTTTGAGTACCTACGAAATCTCAATAGAAGAAGTCGTCAGCACTGGTCCGAGTAGATTAATTGTTTTTGAAGGTGCCGAAGAACGAGTCAACCAGTTAACAGTCGGCGTTTTAGAACGG contains the following coding sequences:
- the smc gene encoding chromosome segregation protein SMC, giving the protein MVHIKRVELTNFKSFGGTTSVPLLTGCTVISGPNGSGKSNILDALLFCLGLSSSKGMRAERLPDLVNNNQVAKGRNAIEASVTVTFDISDIVSRRGAEAQSEEGEEVGEAGEAGEEEENPKSAEWSVTRRLRVNSQGGYTSNYYINGSPCTLTELHQELEDLRVYPEGYNVVLQGDVTSIISMNARERREIIDELAGVAAFDRKIHQAKGTLDEVKEKEDSCRIIEGELTLQRDRLYQDKLKADKYRQLKKEFQEKQSWEAVLSWRSLQAKQENLVADIQSGDVSFTQLSDNLTAVNKNIDEQSTALDALNARVKSLGEDELLAVQSTFATQEAERKQLQRQQGEIESHLQETTKRLNQTQQEIQQYQVSLQQAAQQQNIERLQLTSLQSDRNQTRENLETSRQAAAEIATASEAWVQQQTALNRQIETLLQTLEPQRTEQAQLRERNSQLQLLIEEECQIIASLEPQLAEKQAECENLEAEFNASNTPIQNLAENLAATEQELQLQQDTQKRLLQEQREKQRQLDKLEAQTQAQQEVQGTQASKVIIQSGLPGLCGLVVDLGKVESRYHLALETAAGARLGHIVVEDDRVAAAGIELLKQKRAGRATFLPLNKIKAPKFTPDLTLRYVDGFVEYAMNLVECDRRYQEVFKYVFGNTVVFATLEQARKQIGLYRIVTLDGELLETSGAMSGGSNTQRSALKFATGEVKESEEVINLRTRLGDIERVLERCAEAITNLSSRSKQLSLELTEARQSKREQQLYLEQLKKDIKSLTAQLENTRAQLSQNNGKFNNAQTRLEVLDRELPGQENQLQHLRHTLAELESSQTPSEWQEIQATIKIQEQQLQQKETAVREVEQRLQNLENQQQRLQEKITESETRVIEYQQEQATVSIQQSTVNSQLLELNTQITATQASLRELEQNLGEEKKKRDATEQEVRSLLLRQQQLKWELEKLQETQEKRREDLTALKINLQTLAADLPSPLPEVPDKVDLEELQKELRSLGKRLQAMEPVNMLALTDYEIVESRLQELTQKLQTLEGERTELLLRIENFTTLRQTAFKEAFDAVNENFQSIFATLSDGDGYLQLDNPEDPFNSGLNLVAHPKGKPVQRLASMSGGEKSLTALSFIFSLQRYRPSPFYAFDEVDMFLDGANVERLARMIKQQAEQAQFIVVSLRRPMIESAQRTIGVTQARGAYTQVLGIKLKSSDH
- a CDS encoding AAA family ATPase, yielding MEGKRFIHKIKLQNFLSYGSEGEETELQPLNVLIGRNSAGKSNLIEAISILKATPTDLPAPFRQGGGINEFLWKGEGSNSIANIDVILNYSERHRNNLHYKLSITEVGQRLELVDEFLENEQAYEGQEDVYFYYRYQNGRPVLNINKITDDSERFKRTLRREDLILDQSVLSQRKDPDLYPELSYVSTEFHKIGLYRHWQMGRNSEPRNAQKTDLPEHPLLEDGSNLGLCLNNLKYKLGLRKTIEYLEKFYEEAEDVDVRIYGGTVQIFIREKGLIQPIPATRLSDGTLRYLFLMALLLDPTPPPLICIEEPEIGLHPDILPTIAELLIEASQRTQLVVTTHSDALVSALSEYPESVVVCERDNTGTHLRRLEPGKLKDWLENYTLGDLWRMGEIGGNRW
- a CDS encoding DUF4276 family protein; this encodes MVKEIRIYIEGGGDSTRTLSALRAGFSKFFKKLLDTVISENFTLNITMCGKRNDAFRDFKIALKSHSDAFNILLVDAEAPVTKDSPWEHLKLRDNWDKPAGVDDDNCHLMVQTMEAWFIADIATLKEFYGQGFKENGIPKTNNVETIPKDNLERILKTSSGKTTKGEYHKIKHASKLLELLDVTKVRQSSPYCDRLFNTLKSRIRYLPDE
- a CDS encoding Uma2 family endonuclease gives rise to the protein MYQINPPLSPQEALPTMYDLPSENQEEPGLPDEFHLLQPELLRLTFRPPTYTEDNIFTGSDLNLYYDPLHPQWYKRPDWFAVLGVSRFYQQTELRLSYVTWQEGINPFVAIELISPGTEAEDLGRNLREVNQPPNKWSVYEQILRIPYYFVYNRYTDEFNCFGLVMSRYQPLSINGLGVWLEEAELGLGLWHGEYQGLTRSWLRWYDRDNNWLPTPVEQEKQRAEQEKQRADLAEAELAKLRQLLAEKGVNL